A section of the Parasteatoda tepidariorum isolate YZ-2023 chromosome 6, CAS_Ptep_4.0, whole genome shotgun sequence genome encodes:
- the LOC107451129 gene encoding uncharacterized protein has protein sequence MKTFILLLCAALILLTHGAPQGKSQSQGKGQGSGQAGAGAGGGAQAQAGMGFGVGGGIGMGAGGSGGSGMGAGGGK, from the exons ATGAAAACATTT ATCCTACTTTTGTGTGCTGCACTTATTTTACTGACCCATGGAGCACCTCAAGGTAAATCTCAAAGCCAAGGTAAAGGTCAAGGCAGTGGTCAAGCTGGAGCTGGTGCTGGAGGTGGAGCACAAGCTCAAGCGGGAATGGGATTTGGAGTGGGTGGAGGCATTGGAATGGGTGCCGGAGGTAGTGGTGGATCTGGAATGGGAGCTGGTGGTGGAAAATAA